A window of the Natronomonas salina genome harbors these coding sequences:
- a CDS encoding DoxX family protein, with protein MLDQLRETGSPSEERTLGPSERRDVSNVVFDASAFQLGRALFGGILAFLAIDNLRNLEERVQYAEAKGAPAPDLTVPGVSTGLLFGSVGLALWRLPRASATAVAGFFLGVTPLMHDFWNAEDDAEQQQEIIQFMKNGALFGAALVFLQLGRERDE; from the coding sequence ATGCTCGACCAGTTACGGGAGACGGGATCGCCGTCGGAGGAGCGGACGCTCGGCCCCTCGGAGCGCCGGGACGTCTCGAACGTGGTCTTCGACGCCTCGGCGTTCCAGCTCGGACGCGCCCTGTTCGGCGGCATCCTCGCCTTCCTCGCGATCGACAACCTCCGGAACCTCGAGGAGCGCGTCCAGTACGCCGAGGCGAAGGGCGCCCCGGCCCCCGACCTGACCGTCCCCGGCGTCAGCACCGGGTTGCTGTTCGGCAGCGTCGGCCTGGCGCTGTGGCGGCTCCCGCGGGCGTCGGCGACCGCCGTCGCCGGGTTCTTCCTCGGCGTCACCCCCCTGATGCACGACTTCTGGAACGCCGAGGACGACGCGGAACAGCAGCAGGAGATCATCCAGTTCATGAAGAACGGCGCGCTGTTCGGCGCGGCGCTGGTCTTCCTCCAGCTCGGCCGCGAGCGCGACGAGTAG
- a CDS encoding DsbA family oxidoreductase has translation MSEPQSTPVVQVYADYVCPFCYLGYASFDRFREDRDDPVEADWHPFDLRSGKRNEDGSIDHAVDDGKDEDYYEEARKNVRRLADEYDVELAQELRKDVDSFDAQRVAWRARDDHPEAFEAFHRSVFDALWEDGRDIGEREVLEDLAAEAGLPDGYVGEVLADESSEAALEDAFRAAQQRGVSGVPTFVAGEHAARGAVPPEQLRRLVDGT, from the coding sequence ATGAGCGAACCCCAGTCCACGCCGGTGGTCCAGGTCTACGCCGACTACGTCTGCCCGTTCTGCTACCTCGGGTACGCGTCGTTCGACCGCTTCCGGGAGGACCGCGACGACCCGGTCGAGGCCGACTGGCACCCCTTCGACCTCCGGTCGGGCAAGCGGAACGAGGACGGCTCCATCGACCACGCCGTCGACGACGGGAAGGACGAGGACTACTACGAGGAGGCCCGGAAGAACGTCCGGCGGCTGGCCGACGAGTACGACGTGGAGCTGGCACAGGAGCTCCGGAAGGACGTCGACTCCTTCGACGCCCAGCGGGTCGCCTGGCGGGCCCGCGACGACCACCCCGAGGCCTTCGAGGCGTTCCACCGATCGGTCTTCGACGCGCTGTGGGAGGACGGCCGGGACATCGGCGAGCGAGAGGTGCTCGAGGACCTCGCCGCCGAGGCCGGCCTGCCGGACGGGTACGTCGGCGAGGTGCTGGCCGACGAGTCCAGCGAGGCGGCCCTGGAGGACGCCTTCCGCGCGGCCCAGCAGCGCGGCGTCTCCGGGGTCCCGACGTTCGTCGCCGGCGAGCACGCCGCCCGCGGCGCGGTGCCGCCGGAGCAGCTTCGGCGACTGGTCGACGGGACCTGA
- the corA gene encoding magnesium/cobalt transporter CorA, with amino-acid sequence MTLRAVVYREDGTAEYDDLAAAKAADGTTWVRASTATDAEVDAVADAFDIHRLAIEDVVKGVRPKTEEFSKYTFVLVKSAELTRGETRFDEEIIEESVGVFVGSDWIVSMATGDDAPVDRVWSAVVRGDERLLQQGPDFTAYRIVDVVVDEYFSLLDHISDQIEAIEEEVLVSTDIETLQAINDVRRDLLSFRKLAWPMRESLSVLARGDPAHVRQSTEKYFRDVYDHLVHVVDFIETYRDLVAGTRDIYLNTLQQSSNEVMKVLTVIATVFLPLTFVAGVYGMNFGGSPYNMPELTWRFGYPAVMAGMALLGIVMVWAFRREGYI; translated from the coding sequence GTGACCCTCCGGGCCGTCGTCTACCGCGAGGACGGGACAGCCGAGTACGACGACCTCGCCGCCGCGAAGGCCGCCGACGGGACGACCTGGGTGCGGGCCTCGACGGCGACCGACGCCGAGGTCGACGCCGTCGCCGACGCCTTCGATATCCACCGCCTCGCCATCGAGGACGTCGTCAAGGGCGTGCGACCGAAGACCGAGGAGTTCTCGAAGTACACGTTCGTGCTCGTGAAGTCGGCCGAGCTGACCCGCGGGGAGACCCGCTTCGACGAGGAGATCATCGAGGAGTCCGTCGGCGTCTTCGTCGGCTCGGACTGGATCGTCTCGATGGCGACTGGCGACGACGCGCCCGTCGACCGCGTCTGGTCGGCCGTCGTTCGCGGCGACGAGCGCCTCCTCCAGCAGGGCCCGGACTTCACCGCCTACCGCATCGTCGACGTCGTCGTCGACGAGTACTTCTCGCTGCTCGACCACATCAGCGACCAGATCGAGGCCATCGAGGAGGAGGTGCTCGTCAGCACCGACATCGAGACCCTCCAGGCCATCAACGACGTCCGCCGGGACCTGCTGTCGTTCCGGAAGCTCGCCTGGCCGATGCGGGAGTCGCTGTCCGTCCTCGCCCGCGGCGACCCCGCCCACGTCCGGCAGTCCACGGAGAAGTACTTCCGGGACGTCTACGACCACCTCGTCCACGTCGTCGACTTCATCGAGACATACCGCGACCTGGTCGCGGGTACGCGCGACATCTACCTCAACACCCTCCAGCAGTCCAGCAACGAGGTGATGAAGGTGCTGACGGTCATCGCGACGGTCTTCCTGCCGCTGACGTTCGTCGCCGGCGTCTACGGGATGAACTTCGGCGGGAGCCCCTACAACATGCCGGAGCTGACCTGGCGGTTCGGCTACCCCGCGGTGATGGCCGGGATGGCGCTGCTCGGCATCGTGATGGTGTGGGCGTTCCGCCGCGAGGGGTACATCTGA
- a CDS encoding oxidoreductase, translating to MSKWTADDVPDCSGATVVVTGANSGLGLEATRLFAREGAEVVMACRDLDRAETAREEVRADVSRADLDVRKLDLADLDSVRRFADGVATDHERVDVLCNNAGVMALPRGETADGFERQFGVNHLGHFALTGLLLEALRAAPDPRVVTQSSGLHANGELGFEDLHGEADYDPWDAYAQSKLANLLFAYELDRRYGGELTSVGCHPGYAATNLQRRGPEQRGSRLRVALMSVANRLFAQPAERGALPMVYAATAEGVDGGEYVGPGGFRNMRGHPEVQRSSGRSYDEATARRLWAVSEELTGVEYPD from the coding sequence ATGTCGAAGTGGACCGCCGACGACGTGCCGGACTGTTCGGGGGCGACGGTCGTCGTCACCGGCGCCAACAGCGGGCTCGGCCTCGAGGCGACCCGATTGTTCGCCCGCGAGGGCGCCGAGGTCGTGATGGCCTGCCGGGACCTCGACCGCGCCGAGACGGCCCGCGAGGAGGTCCGGGCGGACGTCTCCAGGGCCGACCTGGACGTCCGGAAGCTGGACCTCGCCGACCTCGACTCGGTGCGGCGCTTCGCCGACGGCGTCGCAACCGACCACGAGCGGGTCGACGTCCTCTGCAACAACGCCGGCGTGATGGCGCTGCCCCGCGGCGAGACCGCGGACGGCTTCGAGCGGCAGTTCGGCGTCAACCACCTCGGCCACTTCGCGCTGACGGGGCTGCTGTTGGAGGCGCTCCGCGCGGCGCCGGACCCGCGGGTAGTCACCCAGAGCAGCGGCCTCCACGCGAACGGCGAGTTGGGCTTCGAGGACCTCCACGGCGAGGCCGACTACGACCCCTGGGACGCCTACGCCCAGAGCAAGCTCGCGAACCTGCTGTTCGCCTACGAGCTCGACCGCCGCTACGGCGGCGAGCTGACGAGCGTCGGCTGCCACCCGGGCTACGCGGCGACGAACCTCCAGCGCCGCGGCCCCGAGCAGCGCGGCTCGCGGCTCCGGGTGGCGCTGATGTCGGTCGCCAACCGGCTGTTCGCCCAGCCGGCCGAGCGCGGCGCGCTGCCGATGGTCTACGCGGCGACGGCCGAGGGGGTCGACGGCGGCGAGTACGTCGGGCCGGGCGGGTTCCGGAACATGCGGGGGCACCCGGAGGTCCAGCGCTCCAGCGGCCGCTCCTACGACGAGGCGACGGCGCGGCGGCTCTGGGCGGTCTCCGAGGAGCTGACCGGCGTCGAGTACCCCGACTAG